The Syngnathus scovelli strain Florida chromosome 21, RoL_Ssco_1.2, whole genome shotgun sequence DNA segment CACATCCATGCGAATGCTGGTGCATGTTCAGGTACTGTTTGCCATGTGAGCAAGATTCTAAGTGACCTGTGTGAAATTCAGGACGGTGTTGCGAGGTGATTAAGTAGAAAGGTGGCTGGTGAGGGTGCTTGCGACGGAGCCAAAGGCATCTGCTGGGGACTGATGAATCAACAACGAAGGCTGCACTGCAGCGCCTGACCCGTCTAGACGTGTCTGACCACAGCCAACTGTTAGTTAGCAAGCAATGATTACGTTTACAGAAGTTACCTTGTTAAGCCAAGCAGACGAAGTGCAGTGTCGGCTCAATATTCAAAGTTGTATTTCATCATAATGTGGCCAAATGGAATTTCAAATGATGACTACATAAAAATTGGACTTTAAATTGTAATTTTCATATTAACAAGTTGCTTTAAATGAAGCAAAGTTCACCAAATAATATTTACAAGACAGTCTCCAGCTCTTTCACAGACAAGAAAGTGTCTGGATCCGCTTCTCCGGAGATCTCCGCCAGGGATCTTTTAGCCTCATCGTGTTTCTTGCTATCTCTCGCATGTCTTGCAAAGACTCCCCCGGTGGTCCCGGCCCCTGCGGGCCTCTTTGTCGCCATCCCCGAGTTCTCGCATTCACTGGCCGTGTATCTGGGTAGTCTGCTTTGCGGGTGGAGGGCGGCCTGGCGGGGTAGCCTGAGTCCCGCCCCCCCACCGTagccgaccacccccgcggcgaGGGGAAACGCTCGGTGATTGACGGCCGACATGCAGACGctgtgggtggtggtggcgtgcGACATCATGCCGCCGTAGTAACAGCTGCCTCCGCCGTTACTGCTAGTTATCCTGGCTTTTTGTTTCAGGTCCAGTGCCAGGCTTCGTCTCAGCCACGCCTTCTTCACCTCTGCCTGCACCTGCaagtgaataaaaaaacaaaatctccTCACCACCTCTGTCTATATCGTCATAAAATCATCACATTACCTCGCCATTGCAGAAGCAGTAGATGAAGGCcacaaaaaatccctaaaacacATAAACATCACAATCAAAATCACTTCCATTATtacaatgacacgtggattctgTCCGACCTGCGATGAGTTGAAGAACATCTCGTAGTGCATCTGCACCTGCCACAGCAACCCAGAAACTTCCGTATAAGGAAGAGCCATAAAGACCATGTAGTGGACTCCAAACAAAGGCATGAGCACCAATGTGGACTTGAGAAGTTTCCTAAAGGGTAAGGGTGGTTAAATCTCAAGACAAGACCACTTTGCGAGATCATATCTTACCGGTATTGTTGCCGAGGATCCAGTTTTCCAGTTTTGGTCTCCCATAATTTGGAGGCCAACACGCGTATGATGTTGACAAAGAGCAGGAAATTCACCTGGACATGCAATTTCATGCAATGtcaaaataatgtaaataattgGATTGTACAGATGTACTTAATGAAATGGCCACTTACAACAATGGCTGCCAGAATGGGAACTTGATAAATCCACTTTAGGTTCCCAGCGCTGATATCCCAACATCTACAAAAAGCACCACGTTATCTCCAATTGTATTCCAATTCCCGCCATTTTGATGGTGACTCACTGTGTGTCTGCCAGTGACGCCCGCACGCTGACCCAAAtggacacaaacaaagcgggaacgcCTAAAATTAGAATGATGGGCCATTAAATTGGTGTCGGGCGcaaaagccccgccccctcccgtcCGGCTGGCGGGTGAGCTTACCCCAGCCGATGAGGGTGAGGGCCCACAGGTAGTTCTTGTCAGAGAGGAAGGCCATGAAGATGAGGCTGTGGAGGTAAAGACCCTCCACTAAGATCCAGTAATGATTGGTCGCCAGGAAATAGAGGAAAAACGTAACGGCAACTTTGCAGCCGGCCTTAACACACATACAACCCACAAAGAGAAACCAaggatgttattttttttccccaccgatACCAGTTTGAGCTCCCCGATACCAACCATGTGCTGCTTCTGACCCACAAGCTCGACTTCTTCTTCTACAACTTCACCAGAGACCGAGTAGAGCACAGCATCCTTCACAAAGATGCTGATCGCTCGGCAGATGAAGGATGTGAAGAGGTGCACGTGGATGTAGTTGCGGGTGCAGTGCAAGCGTCTGAACAgataaacaaaatataaatactaTAAATAAAAGTATGATTCACTGTCGACGTCAGCTGTATCTTACTTGAAGTAGCAGAGGATGAAAACGGCTACCAGGAGAGATGCCAGAGAGACGGAGTAGCCGACAGTGTACATGAGGTGCAGTCTTTCAAAAACCTTCTGCATGACGAGCACAAAAGACAATTTAGCGCACttgtaaaacaaccaaaaaaagaaataccagGGGCCCTAAAATTgagccctgtggaacaccacGCAATAGGTCAGAGTGGGGTTCAGAGCAAACAAATGTGTCAATCATCTAGACCACTTAACTAGTAGACATGCTCTCGAATATTAACTCCAAAGCACCTCTTCTTGAGTCCTGTAATTGGCTGATAAGTACGTGGTGCATTCGCTGTAGTTCGCCCACGTCCGGTTGATGACCGACACCTGCTCCCAGGTACCAGACTCATCGCAGTGGCGGTAGGCCCGACCTGAAAATAATCGGAGACATCAACACCAAAGTTAAAACACTGCGCGTTCGAGTACTTGTACTACCTCTGTGGTTGAAGTCGTAGATGTACTCGGGACAGCCCACTGATACCATCTGCCCGGCGCTGCTCCTCGGCCAGCAGATGATGCCGTCCCACTCAGGGATGCAGTCGCCTTCTGTACCCAAAAAAACATAATGACCATTTTTTCCATATGTGATTTGTTCGCGGCGTCTCGATTAGTCTTTTAGCTCATCTGCATTTGCATCAGAGTATGAATGAGAAACGCTTGGCCTTTGTCGGAGCTTCCATTGGCCGGCAGGATATGACCCCTGTTAACTCCTATCCTATCGTCGCTTCCATAAATCACCACTGCAATAATAGCGCTTGCCGATTATGGATTCAGTCTGCTTACTAAACACAATTGGCTTGAATTTACAAATGGAAATCATAATAAAAGCAATTATAGCACACAGCGAACCTTGCATGAGGGTAATTTGTGACTTGATGCTGTTTTCACACTTAGCGTGGGCACCAATCAGCACGAAGATCTGCTCGTCACGCGTGATGACATCATCGGAGTCCACCTATTCGAGTGGGAAAATAGACAATGTCAGATTGTGAAGAAGTGAGATTTTATTAAAAGTGCTTTCTGGTATGTGTGAGGATATCTGGGGTGCCAAGCTGCAACACCGCCCAAATATGTGTCGGGAAATGGTTTTCCATTTACATCATGACATGTTGCCATTTGTAAGGGGAATTTGGGGAATTCTAGTGGGGGCCGGGTACGTGCAAAGGGGGGTTGGGTTGTCAATAGCCACTATTTTACTTATTTTTGAGTATTGTGCATTTCAGAATATTTGAGTGTCATTATAGTTTCTGTTTACGTGTGTTGCGGaaccgtttgtgttcaaatctcCAATGCATCATTGCATCACCATCTATGCTAATTTTGTTAGCCATGAATGCcgttttgcattgtgtgttagcattaagctaaatgAATGTGATTTGGTTAAATACTCAACGTGAAGTTGTCTTTGTTtcacactgagtttgacagtaaacttcAAGTGGGGGGGCGACAGGAAGCAGTTTCGGTATGTTGTTACTTCCCTCCCGCCAAAGACAAACAGTGGCAGAAAATTGCAGTTCATTCATTTTTGACCAACTAGGGCAATCTGTCAAGTCTTGTGTAGGATTTTGATGAGCTGCCTCAAGGTGTTGTCAAATAGTTGAGAGAAGACGCGGTATGTGATGATGCACCGCCAACCCCTTTGCTTCCCGCCGCCTGGACCGGATGGGCCGGAGACCAGACTGGCGCGCCGCACAATTGCCGCCTTTGTGTGGGTCTAACGACAAAATCAACAAAAGCCCAAAACAAGACAACTGCGCTGGTTTATGACTTTTTATagtcctgttttattttttgaggTTTTGTTGCCTGACGGGATGCCTTGTTAGCATTGCTACCCTCAAGAGGTCGCCGTaaaatctgtattttttttccaaatacctCAAGAGTGGATTAGACAAAGGATCCAACATGGTTAGACGTCATTGcagtgcaaaaagaaaaaaaatctgagaagcCCAACAGACACATTTCATTAAATGGCCCATTAAAATAAACTGCCAGTAGGTGAATTTGGCTTTGAATCGGAATGCTGACCGGGTATCATTTGTTTTGAGAACGGGAACGCTCAGCCCAAGTCAATACAACATATTGAGAAATGGAATCGTGGTAGTGAGTCTCATGTGGTGATTCCTGGAAGAGGCGTTCTTGCTTGTTGCGTGTGCAAAGTGTGCTTTGACTTCCAACATGGACGTGGAGATCTTTTCCTCACATGATTCTCAGGCAATTGCATCATTCAGATTCCTTGCAGGCCATGGGAAGGTCCTGCTCGTTATCTTAACCTTTACCTCTGACCTCATCTGTAAATCCCTCTCTGTCTTCTCCTTTAGTGACCTTGGAAATTGTCATTTTTGAATCTTGAAATATTCACATTGATAACTGGTCAAAAACATTTAAAGATTTTCTAGTCAGAGATGCAAgaaaaaatttagaaattattttttaCCCAATACTATGTTGCTATGGTTATCGTTACAAAAAACACAGGTCACTATTTACATGACATTAAGACACGAagatatgagaaaaaaaatattttctttcattgCGTTTTCATATTGCTGTTGAAAAGCTTtcctggaaaaaacaaaaaagctcaCACTGCTCTGTGACATTTTCCATATTTGGCCTTGTGGTATTTCTTACAGTATTATGTCACGATGTGACAATGTTTGATTCATACAATCAAATTCCCTTTTTTTATGTAAAGTAAATATTTTTCAACCATAGCTTCAAgctggaatttaaaaaaaaaactacatagCTGCTGGTTTTATTTTCTGAAGTAATTTATTTCCCACGAATTGGTATTATTTAGCTGAATTTGAAAGCCCCTCAAAATTGagtttgtgtataaaaaaatggaattgtTTTGCTCATTTGATAATGTAATAAAAATGCCAAAAGTGACACTCACCAATCCTGCCACAAATATTACACTGTGTAGAAGAACCAAAAGTCCAAGTCCAGGCAATATTCCGTACATCATTGTGACAACTTCAGCTTGGCGGTGAATAATTTTCCCCAAGAAACCTTATGTCCACACATTCCCTGGAACTGTCATGGCAAAATTCTTCTCTGGGTCCCACACAGGCTCCTTTCCTTTTGAATGTGTTTCTGCATCAGTCAAATAGGGGCGAAAAGAAAAGACAATTCAGTATCTCTTTTGTGTACCATGATTTTTCAGATTGTGATGTTGCCGTGCATGGCTCACTGGACAGaatgagggagaggtagagggggGAAAGTGCAGAAGAGCGTGCTACCTTGtggggaggagagagagagagagaagcaatGATGAGgatgcctcctcctcctcctgcagtTTGGAAGGAACTTGATTGTCTTGAGTCATTTTTCGCTTCTGTTATAGTTGTAAAATGACACAAAAGACACATCTGGTGGTCATCATTGCAAAAGTCAAGACAATATCAAGTGAATTAAATCTCTACTTAGCTATAAACaactataatataatataatataatataatataatatcatatcatatcatatcatatcatatcatatcatatcatatcatatcatatcatatcatatcatatataACATATATGTTGGCCATGCTGCGGGGAAAAAATACCATGTGAATTAAC contains these protein-coding regions:
- the pth3r gene encoding parathyroid hormone 3 receptor translates to MMYGILPGLGLLVLLHSVIFVAGLVDSDDVITRDEQIFVLIGAHAKCENSIKSQITLMQEGDCIPEWDGIICWPRSSAGQMVSVGCPEYIYDFNHRGRAYRHCDESGTWEQVSVINRTWANYSECTTYLSANYRTQEEKVFERLHLMYTVGYSVSLASLLVAVFILCYFKRLHCTRNYIHVHLFTSFICRAISIFVKDAVLYSVSGEVVEEEVELVGQKQHMAGCKVAVTFFLYFLATNHYWILVEGLYLHSLIFMAFLSDKNYLWALTLIGWGVPALFVSIWVSVRASLADTQCWDISAGNLKWIYQVPILAAIVVNFLLFVNIIRVLASKLWETKTGKLDPRQQYRKLLKSTLVLMPLFGVHYMVFMALPYTEVSGLLWQVQMHYEMFFNSSQGFFVAFIYCFCNGEVQAEVKKAWLRRSLALDLKQKARITSSNGGGSCYYGGMMSHATTTHSVCMSAVNHRAFPLAAGVVGYGGGAGLRLPRQAALHPQSRLPRYTASECENSGMATKRPAGAGTTGGVFARHARDSKKHDEAKRSLAEISGEADPDTFLSVKELETVL